From Leptospira dzoumogneensis, one genomic window encodes:
- a CDS encoding TRL domain-containing protein — translation MRKIMLLAAALVFASVASNCAVVYGSLYTNVTENATIFNRDNSQKDGIGEKSGEACASSILGLIATGDAGIKAAAKKGGIKIVKSIDSNRSNVLGSVYVSECTIAYGD, via the coding sequence ATGAGAAAAATCATGTTATTAGCTGCGGCATTAGTATTTGCTTCTGTTGCCAGTAATTGTGCTGTCGTTTACGGATCTCTTTATACAAACGTAACCGAAAATGCGACCATCTTCAACAGAGACAACTCTCAAAAAGACGGAATCGGCGAGAAATCAGGAGAAGCTTGTGCATCTTCTATTTTAGGGCTGATCGCTACTGGTGATGCAGGTATTAAAGCTGCTGCTAAAAAAGGTGGGATCAAAATAGTTAAATCCATCGATTCCAACAGATCCAACGTTCTTGGATCCGTTTACGTTTCTGAATGTACGATAGCTTACGGAGATTAA
- a CDS encoding glycine--tRNA ligase has translation MEKKETLDSSLKDIVSVCKRRGFVYPGSEIYGGLSNTFDYGPYGAELLHNLKRLWWKHFVHLREDVVGLDSSILLNPKVWEASGHVSNFNDPLIDCKNCKTRIRADKFLEDQKGEGAATGLTLEKMNEVIKAGNFACPNCGNRGTFTEARDFNLMFKTSHGASAEDSQDIYLRPETAQGIFINFKNVISTTRNKIPFGIAQIGKSFRNEIMARQFVFRTREFEQMEMEFFCEPGTQKEWFSHWVEYCLKFLTDHVGLRKENLKIREHEKEELSFYSEATSDIEYKYGFGWGELWGIASRTDYDLSQHEKFSGEDLKYQDQAANKKYVPYVVEPALGLNRLFLAVVSDAYAEEKLADGETRTVLRFAPQVAPVKIGIFPLMKKDGLPELAKSIYANLSSLGNLEYDEGGAIGKRYRRQDEIGTPYCITVDYDSLTDKSVTVRERDSMSQERVSIDSLKSYFANKLL, from the coding sequence ATGGAGAAAAAAGAAACCCTAGATTCCTCTCTCAAGGATATTGTATCCGTTTGTAAAAGAAGAGGATTTGTTTATCCCGGATCCGAAATTTACGGAGGACTTTCCAATACCTTCGACTATGGCCCTTACGGAGCCGAACTTCTCCATAACTTAAAAAGACTCTGGTGGAAACATTTTGTCCACTTGAGAGAAGACGTTGTCGGATTGGATTCTTCTATCCTTCTGAACCCGAAAGTATGGGAAGCATCCGGACACGTTTCTAATTTTAACGACCCACTCATCGATTGTAAAAATTGTAAGACCAGGATCAGAGCCGACAAATTTTTGGAAGACCAAAAAGGAGAAGGCGCGGCAACAGGATTGACCCTGGAAAAAATGAACGAGGTCATTAAGGCAGGAAATTTCGCCTGCCCGAACTGCGGTAATAGAGGAACTTTCACGGAAGCAAGAGACTTCAATTTGATGTTCAAAACTTCTCATGGGGCTTCCGCAGAAGATTCGCAGGATATTTATCTTCGCCCGGAAACTGCCCAAGGTATTTTTATCAATTTTAAGAACGTTATCTCAACGACTAGGAACAAGATCCCGTTCGGGATCGCTCAGATTGGCAAATCTTTCCGTAACGAGATCATGGCGAGACAATTCGTTTTCCGCACCAGAGAATTCGAACAGATGGAGATGGAATTCTTCTGCGAACCGGGAACCCAAAAAGAATGGTTCTCTCATTGGGTGGAATATTGCCTTAAGTTCTTAACGGATCATGTAGGTTTAAGAAAAGAAAATCTGAAGATCAGAGAACATGAGAAAGAAGAACTTTCTTTTTACAGCGAAGCTACCTCCGATATCGAATACAAATACGGATTCGGATGGGGAGAACTTTGGGGTATTGCTTCTAGAACTGATTACGATCTTTCCCAACATGAAAAATTCTCCGGAGAAGATCTGAAATACCAAGACCAGGCAGCTAACAAAAAATATGTGCCTTATGTGGTAGAACCTGCACTGGGCTTAAACCGTTTATTCTTAGCGGTCGTTTCAGACGCTTACGCAGAAGAAAAACTAGCGGATGGAGAAACAAGAACAGTTCTTCGTTTCGCTCCTCAAGTTGCTCCTGTGAAAATAGGGATTTTTCCTCTCATGAAAAAAGACGGACTTCCAGAACTTGCAAAATCGATTTATGCGAACCTATCTTCTTTAGGGAATTTGGAATACGACGAAGGCGGCGCTATCGGAAAAAGATACCGCAGACAGGACGAGATCGGAACTCCTTATTGTATCACTGTAGATTATGATTCTTTAACGGATAAATCCGTTACGGTAAGAGAAAGAGATAGTATGTCCCAAGAAAGGGTCTCCATAGATTCTTTAAAGTCTTACTTCGCGAATAAGTTACTTTAA
- a CDS encoding DUF4105 domain-containing protein, whose translation MPAKSHSLFIIFILFSIFGTFSSVYATSTEKIQEYQKLARTKKLWEDRYWILLLHYTKTTFGNWVSEADSSSFFLSGEGRKNPEEELLGSIQTFMTDISPPPEEENWMHPACKFPERKRWIQEKLSIPDSDFAKVDCGRFEKWFATLNPKGAKIIFASYYMNAPASIFGHTLLKIDSGDLHRKEILEYSVNYAANADPESTNAIVYSILGLFGGYPGTFSLYPYYVKIAEYNDIESRDLWEYELDLKEEEVRRMTRHLWELGAATFDYYFLDENCSYHLFSLIEVARPSLHLRDKAPFVIPGDTVKKYIEQEGLVKDIKYRPSLHSKIIQKLRKMNEDEKDIYENVMKNGNISLLTSREPDPKIRTSFLSDTILDSFRYKKAEGDSPKEWDQTYKQLLLFRSKLPTDYEDSGYSPITQSPHMGHGSSALYNEVGTSNLGNFIGFGYRAAVHDLLNTDQGYIPNSSVDYFSLKARYYQDSKKLHLEEFHLIRLLSLTPYNSLGRSVSYFVDSGADSSVYEKKGNKEDKKLLEWQAILRPEDLSYTLYRLDEISRSEKYERVTNANIETTLGYSFQDQFSEGPKRFLFSAQAGAKVRYNGKYDTNAVVAPQIAAYWIANFDSFKAVLSLHYYTFSIYGIPDDYKAQLGFRYAIHRNHELRLEAKAQRNYNEASFSYVYQF comes from the coding sequence GTGCCAGCTAAGTCCCATTCTCTTTTTATAATATTTATTCTATTTTCTATCTTCGGGACTTTTAGCTCTGTTTATGCGACGAGCACTGAAAAGATCCAGGAATACCAAAAATTGGCCCGGACCAAAAAACTTTGGGAAGATAGATACTGGATCCTTCTATTACATTATACTAAAACCACATTCGGGAACTGGGTAAGCGAAGCGGACTCTTCCTCTTTTTTTCTTTCCGGAGAAGGACGAAAAAATCCGGAAGAAGAGCTGCTAGGTTCAATCCAAACATTTATGACGGACATATCCCCTCCTCCGGAAGAAGAAAATTGGATGCATCCTGCATGTAAATTCCCCGAAAGAAAAAGATGGATCCAAGAAAAACTTTCCATCCCTGATTCCGATTTCGCAAAAGTAGATTGCGGAAGATTCGAAAAATGGTTCGCAACTTTGAACCCTAAAGGTGCAAAAATCATATTCGCTTCTTATTATATGAACGCTCCTGCTTCTATTTTTGGTCATACTCTCTTAAAAATAGATTCGGGAGATCTCCATCGAAAGGAAATTTTAGAATATTCAGTGAACTACGCGGCAAACGCAGATCCAGAATCTACAAACGCGATCGTTTATTCCATTTTAGGCCTATTCGGCGGGTATCCGGGAACATTCTCCTTATATCCATACTATGTAAAAATAGCGGAATATAATGATATCGAAAGCAGAGATCTTTGGGAATACGAACTGGATCTAAAAGAGGAAGAAGTTAGAAGAATGACGAGGCATCTCTGGGAATTAGGAGCCGCCACATTCGATTATTATTTTTTAGACGAGAACTGTTCTTATCATCTATTTTCTTTGATAGAAGTAGCAAGACCAAGCCTTCATCTCAGGGATAAGGCTCCGTTCGTGATCCCGGGAGATACTGTTAAAAAATATATAGAGCAGGAAGGTCTTGTAAAAGATATAAAATATAGACCTTCTTTACATAGTAAAATTATACAAAAACTCAGGAAAATGAACGAGGACGAAAAGGACATTTACGAAAATGTAATGAAGAACGGGAATATTTCCCTTTTGACAAGCAGGGAACCGGATCCCAAGATCAGGACTTCTTTTCTTTCGGACACGATCCTGGATTCTTTTCGTTATAAAAAAGCGGAAGGAGATTCTCCTAAAGAGTGGGACCAAACTTATAAACAATTACTCTTATTCAGAAGTAAACTTCCAACCGACTATGAAGATTCCGGATATTCTCCGATCACCCAAAGCCCTCATATGGGCCACGGAAGTTCCGCTTTGTATAATGAAGTCGGAACATCCAACCTGGGAAATTTTATAGGCTTCGGTTATAGAGCAGCAGTTCATGATCTTTTGAATACTGACCAAGGTTATATCCCGAATTCTTCCGTGGATTATTTTTCTCTCAAGGCGAGATATTACCAAGACTCTAAAAAACTTCATTTGGAAGAATTTCATTTGATCCGGCTTCTTTCCTTGACTCCTTATAATTCATTGGGTCGTTCCGTTTCGTATTTTGTGGATTCAGGAGCCGACTCCTCCGTGTATGAAAAAAAGGGAAATAAAGAAGATAAAAAACTTCTAGAATGGCAGGCAATCCTTCGCCCAGAAGATCTATCATATACACTTTACAGATTGGATGAAATTTCTAGATCGGAAAAATATGAAAGAGTCACAAATGCTAATATAGAAACCACCTTAGGTTATAGTTTTCAGGACCAATTTTCGGAAGGACCGAAACGTTTTTTATTCTCCGCTCAAGCGGGGGCAAAAGTAAGATATAACGGCAAATACGATACGAATGCGGTAGTGGCTCCTCAAATCGCGGCTTATTGGATCGCAAATTTCGATTCTTTCAAAGCGGTGCTTTCCCTGCATTATTATACTTTTTCGATTTACGGAATCCCGGATGATTACAAGGCACAATTAGGATTTCGTTATGCGATCCATAGAAATCATGAATTGAGATTAGAGGCGAAAGCCCAAAGGAATTATAATGAAGCCAGCTTCTCCTATGTGTATCAATTTTAA
- a CDS encoding alpha/beta hydrolase — MKPASPMCINFKYILSILLFLFFGNCSSMLFYPTREMYIPPEKMGFQPEKISLQMKDGTNIKVWIFKPSKGKAKATILQFHGNGDNMSSHYISLVWLVEKGYELVIWDYRGYGDSEGEAEKESILEDSKEVLKFEQNRAKELGIPWIVYGQSMGGALAIRSVGEMQNKEGLLLVVGDGTFAYYSHVAKTVAEKVFFFPVGQLVGFFFSDHLSPGEVADQISPVKLLVVHGTDDRIVSYPNGMELFQKAKDPKIFWEIKGGGHLDWMEMGRSKGAKNFVKFLEELISHWTP; from the coding sequence ATGAAGCCAGCTTCTCCTATGTGTATCAATTTTAAATATATCCTTTCCATTCTTCTTTTCCTATTTTTTGGCAACTGCTCCTCTATGTTATTTTATCCTACGAGAGAAATGTATATCCCTCCTGAAAAAATGGGATTCCAACCCGAAAAAATTTCTCTTCAAATGAAAGATGGAACGAACATCAAAGTTTGGATCTTCAAACCTTCTAAAGGGAAAGCCAAGGCGACCATCCTTCAGTTCCATGGGAATGGTGATAATATGTCCAGCCATTATATCAGTCTTGTTTGGCTGGTGGAAAAAGGCTACGAATTAGTGATATGGGACTATAGAGGTTACGGAGATTCCGAAGGAGAAGCGGAGAAGGAATCTATATTAGAAGATTCTAAAGAAGTTCTGAAATTCGAACAAAATAGAGCGAAAGAACTCGGAATCCCTTGGATCGTTTACGGACAAAGTATGGGGGGAGCGCTTGCAATCAGATCGGTAGGAGAAATGCAAAACAAAGAAGGACTGTTACTGGTTGTAGGTGACGGAACTTTCGCGTATTATTCTCATGTGGCGAAAACCGTGGCGGAGAAGGTGTTTTTCTTTCCGGTAGGACAATTGGTCGGATTCTTCTTCTCCGATCATTTAAGCCCTGGAGAAGTAGCGGATCAAATTTCTCCCGTAAAACTTTTGGTCGTTCATGGAACGGATGACCGGATCGTTTCCTATCCGAACGGGATGGAACTTTTTCAAAAAGCAAAAGATCCTAAAATTTTCTGGGAAATCAAGGGTGGAGGACATTTAGATTGGATGGAAATGGGAAGGTCTAAAGGCGCCAAAAATTTCGTAAAATTCCTGGAAGAACTGATCTCTCATTGGACTCCTTAG
- a CDS encoding DUF3015 family protein gives MKKELLSIGLVGLLCLSSGISVTAADYGVAGCGLGSLIFKENKGGHQLLAATTNGVVSGNQTFGITTGTLGCATDGLVHKEKVQEVFVSLNFNSLEVEMAKGKGEKLEALSGLLGCSTNGTVQLGEYTKSNFDALYTQETTPSSLLSAVKDGIRKDAVLSKSCKI, from the coding sequence ATGAAAAAGGAACTTCTATCGATAGGATTAGTCGGTTTACTCTGCTTGTCCTCGGGAATTTCAGTCACTGCCGCAGACTATGGTGTAGCTGGTTGCGGGCTTGGATCTTTGATTTTTAAGGAAAATAAAGGCGGCCACCAACTTTTAGCGGCTACCACAAACGGTGTTGTTTCAGGTAACCAAACTTTCGGGATCACTACCGGAACTTTGGGATGCGCTACTGATGGATTAGTCCATAAAGAAAAAGTACAAGAAGTATTTGTTTCCCTCAATTTCAATTCTTTGGAAGTTGAAATGGCAAAAGGAAAAGGAGAAAAATTAGAAGCACTTTCAGGACTTCTGGGCTGCTCCACAAACGGAACTGTACAATTGGGAGAATATACTAAGTCCAATTTCGACGCATTGTATACCCAAGAAACCACTCCTTCTTCTTTACTAAGCGCGGTAAAAGACGGGATCAGAAAAGACGCAGTACTCTCTAAGAGCTGCAAAATTTAA
- a CDS encoding class I SAM-dependent RNA methyltransferase, whose amino-acid sequence MFDQEPFGVLEIENLLPNLRGEGTLGKRKIEIPYSLPGDVYDVYKFGKRKVFYKWNPTHLEKRASSPKCPSFGECGGCSGQHLPYPDQFKLTSGPILKGLENFNPVHKGLSPADSSYSYRNRMDFAVFPGRVVGLRMSGNFRRIVPIGNCSIQSDWANSEMPLFQKLLECFPELEYDRKKETGYLKYFTLRKSVFNDDSMSILTFTEDFKNDVLMNEVAEKAKEILSAKNIVFCFNRKKGEISASGEAIAIRGNIYLIEEIWGKKFKIPFDGFFQPNPKEFIKILEFIKSKIKPAENLADLFCGSGFFSILFGENFSRILGIDIISSSVSAGEEFLQDIFPDKKIEFLAFDLFHKKGLEKMSSADLPWKDSVVIADPPRSGLSPELCAFLNSNPVSQLIYISCNPENLLRDARILEESYQMEEFLLCDPFPQTPHLEAVSIFSPKNR is encoded by the coding sequence ATGTTTGATCAGGAACCTTTCGGAGTTTTAGAAATTGAAAACCTTCTGCCCAACCTAAGAGGAGAAGGTACATTAGGAAAAAGAAAAATAGAAATCCCTTATTCTCTTCCGGGAGACGTATACGATGTGTACAAATTCGGAAAAAGAAAAGTTTTCTATAAATGGAACCCTACTCATTTAGAAAAGAGGGCTTCTTCTCCCAAGTGTCCAAGTTTCGGAGAATGCGGCGGATGTTCCGGCCAACACCTCCCCTATCCAGACCAATTCAAATTAACATCCGGGCCGATCTTAAAAGGATTAGAAAATTTTAATCCGGTCCATAAAGGACTATCTCCCGCGGACTCTTCCTATTCTTACAGAAACCGTATGGACTTTGCGGTCTTTCCTGGGAGAGTCGTCGGCTTAAGAATGTCCGGAAATTTCAGAAGGATTGTACCCATAGGAAATTGTTCTATCCAATCCGATTGGGCAAATTCCGAAATGCCTTTATTCCAGAAACTTTTGGAATGTTTTCCTGAATTGGAATATGACCGCAAAAAAGAAACAGGTTATTTGAAATACTTCACTCTTCGCAAATCGGTATTCAATGATGACTCCATGAGTATTCTTACATTCACGGAAGATTTCAAAAATGACGTTCTGATGAATGAAGTTGCGGAAAAAGCAAAGGAGATCCTAAGCGCCAAAAATATAGTATTCTGTTTTAACCGCAAAAAGGGAGAAATTTCCGCCTCAGGAGAAGCGATCGCTATCCGAGGAAATATTTATCTGATAGAAGAGATCTGGGGTAAAAAATTCAAAATTCCTTTTGACGGTTTCTTCCAACCGAACCCTAAAGAGTTCATTAAAATTTTAGAATTTATCAAATCTAAAATTAAACCGGCAGAAAATCTTGCGGATCTTTTCTGCGGGAGTGGATTTTTCTCCATTCTATTCGGGGAAAATTTTTCCAGGATATTAGGGATAGATATTATATCTTCTTCCGTATCAGCGGGTGAGGAGTTCCTGCAGGATATTTTCCCGGATAAAAAAATAGAATTTCTGGCATTTGATCTATTTCATAAAAAGGGTTTGGAGAAAATGTCCTCAGCGGATCTTCCTTGGAAGGATTCTGTAGTGATCGCAGATCCTCCCAGGAGCGGCCTTTCTCCCGAATTATGCGCCTTTTTAAATTCTAACCCTGTTTCCCAGTTGATCTATATTTCCTGTAATCCTGAAAACCTTTTAAGAGACGCCCGAATTTTGGAAGAATCCTATCAAATGGAGGAGTTCCTACTCTGCGATCCGTTCCCTCAGACCCCTCATTTGGAAGCAGTATCCATCTTCTCCCCTAAAAATCGCTGA
- a CDS encoding GNAT family N-acetyltransferase: MSEKLLEIRPILPQNREAAIELVNQFFRMVNKLPLDGIFKIRPRAAAKMVDIYLKLRATDKVLFIGGFIEEELVSLLIARVEEKPYLLEEKNLFIDLAITKQGKRKSGYMKPLVDETFRYAKEKGILAVELRAISENEGAVEFWKKMGFDPFYVRFRKSV, translated from the coding sequence ATGTCTGAAAAACTTTTGGAGATAAGACCGATCCTCCCTCAAAATAGGGAGGCAGCAATTGAATTGGTAAATCAATTTTTTAGAATGGTCAATAAGCTTCCTTTAGATGGAATATTCAAGATCCGTCCTAGAGCCGCTGCCAAAATGGTGGATATCTACTTAAAACTCAGGGCAACTGACAAAGTATTATTTATCGGTGGATTTATAGAAGAAGAACTTGTCTCTCTTCTGATCGCAAGAGTGGAAGAAAAACCGTATCTTTTAGAGGAGAAAAATTTATTCATAGACCTGGCCATCACCAAACAAGGTAAAAGAAAATCCGGATATATGAAACCTCTTGTAGATGAAACGTTTCGTTACGCGAAAGAAAAAGGTATCTTAGCTGTAGAATTAAGAGCAATTTCCGAGAATGAAGGAGCGGTAGAATTCTGGAAGAAGATGGGATTCGATCCGTTCTATGTGAGATTTAGAAAATCCGTGTAA
- a CDS encoding sodium-translocating pyrophosphatase produces MNSVTIILAFAVLAILTAVVYALKVTRIQIGTEGGKDQESKKLIEISSAISEGAMAFLVREYKTISLFIAFMAVLIFFLLDNPETPDFNDGLFTAIAFVSGALISCLSGFIGMKIATIGNVRTAQAAKTSMTKAFRVAFDSGAVMGFGLVGLAVSGMIGLFLLYTHLFQNVGTLFLMEALAGFGLGGSAVALFGRVGGGIYTKAADVGADLVGKVEKGIPEDDPRNPATIADNVGDNVGDVAGMGADLFGSCAEATCAALVIGATATALSGNTDALLYPLLISAFGIPASLLTSFIASVKEGGNVEKVLKIQLWVSTLIVGAIMYFVTDKYMVDSFEIAGKTIGKWNVYISLIVGLFSGMFIGLITEYYTSHSYKPVREVVDASKTGAATNIIYGLALGYQSSVVPVILLVITIVTANILAGMYGIAIAALGMISTIAIGLTIDAYGPVSDNAGGIAEMAELGKEVRNRTDTLDAAGNTTAAIGKGFAIGSAALTSLALFAAFITRTKTTGLDILDAEVFGGLLFGAMLPFVFTAMTMKSVGKAAVDMVEEVRKQFREIPGIMEGKAKPDYKRCVDISTTAALREMILPGLLVLLTPIVVGYLFGIKSLSGVLAGALVAGVVLAISSANSGGGWDNAKKYIEKAAGGKGSDQHKAAVVGDTVGDPLKDTSGPSINILIKLMAITSLVFAEFFVQHGGLLLRLFQ; encoded by the coding sequence ATGAATTCGGTAACCATTATTCTGGCTTTTGCCGTCCTGGCTATTTTGACCGCCGTAGTATACGCATTGAAGGTCACCAGGATCCAAATCGGAACTGAGGGCGGAAAAGACCAAGAATCCAAGAAATTGATCGAAATTTCTTCCGCAATCTCCGAAGGAGCCATGGCTTTTCTCGTGAGAGAATACAAGACCATTTCTCTCTTTATCGCCTTTATGGCAGTTCTGATCTTCTTCCTTTTGGACAATCCGGAAACTCCGGATTTTAACGACGGGTTGTTTACTGCGATCGCTTTCGTGTCAGGAGCACTTATTTCCTGTCTTTCCGGTTTTATCGGAATGAAGATCGCGACCATAGGAAACGTTCGTACTGCTCAAGCAGCTAAAACTTCGATGACCAAGGCTTTCAGAGTCGCTTTCGATTCTGGTGCGGTGATGGGATTCGGGCTGGTTGGTCTTGCGGTTTCCGGTATGATCGGACTTTTCCTGCTTTATACTCATTTATTCCAAAACGTTGGAACTCTTTTCCTTATGGAAGCTCTTGCCGGTTTTGGTCTAGGTGGTTCTGCTGTGGCTCTTTTTGGAAGAGTGGGTGGCGGGATTTACACTAAGGCTGCCGACGTTGGCGCTGACCTTGTAGGTAAGGTGGAGAAGGGAATCCCTGAGGATGATCCTAGAAACCCTGCGACTATCGCAGATAACGTGGGAGATAACGTAGGTGATGTTGCCGGTATGGGTGCTGACCTTTTCGGTTCCTGCGCTGAGGCTACTTGTGCCGCTCTTGTGATCGGTGCAACTGCTACTGCTCTTTCCGGTAACACTGACGCTCTTTTATATCCACTTTTGATCTCCGCTTTCGGGATCCCTGCTTCTCTTTTAACTTCCTTCATCGCTTCCGTGAAAGAAGGAGGAAATGTGGAGAAGGTCCTAAAGATCCAACTTTGGGTCTCGACATTGATCGTTGGTGCGATCATGTATTTTGTAACTGATAAATACATGGTGGATTCTTTCGAGATCGCTGGCAAAACGATCGGTAAATGGAATGTTTACATCTCCTTGATTGTGGGTCTATTCTCCGGAATGTTCATCGGTCTCATCACTGAGTATTATACTTCTCATTCTTATAAGCCTGTAAGAGAAGTTGTGGACGCTTCTAAAACCGGAGCTGCTACGAACATCATCTACGGACTTGCATTAGGTTACCAAAGTTCTGTGGTTCCTGTGATCCTTCTTGTTATCACCATCGTTACTGCGAATATTTTGGCGGGAATGTACGGGATCGCAATTGCTGCTCTCGGAATGATCTCCACTATCGCAATCGGTCTGACTATCGACGCTTACGGTCCAGTTTCGGATAACGCGGGCGGTATCGCTGAGATGGCGGAACTCGGAAAAGAAGTTCGTAATCGTACGGATACCTTAGATGCGGCCGGTAATACTACTGCTGCTATCGGAAAAGGTTTCGCGATCGGTTCTGCTGCTCTCACTTCCTTGGCATTGTTTGCTGCATTCATCACCAGAACTAAAACTACCGGTCTGGATATTTTAGACGCAGAAGTTTTCGGTGGATTACTTTTCGGAGCTATGCTTCCATTCGTTTTCACTGCGATGACTATGAAATCAGTAGGTAAAGCTGCTGTAGACATGGTAGAAGAAGTTAGAAAACAATTCCGCGAGATCCCTGGGATCATGGAAGGAAAAGCTAAACCTGATTATAAAAGATGTGTGGATATTTCCACCACTGCGGCTTTAAGAGAAATGATCCTTCCCGGACTTTTAGTTCTTTTAACTCCGATCGTAGTAGGTTACTTATTCGGAATTAAGTCTTTATCCGGTGTTTTAGCTGGAGCATTGGTAGCAGGTGTGGTTCTTGCAATCTCTTCTGCGAACTCCGGTGGTGGCTGGGACAACGCTAAAAAATACATCGAAAAAGCTGCCGGTGGAAAAGGTTCCGACCAACACAAGGCTGCAGTTGTGGGAGATACCGTAGGAGATCCTTTAAAAGATACTTCCGGTCCTTCTATCAATATTTTGATCAAGTTGATGGCGATTACAAGTCTAGTGTTTGCGGAATTTTTCGTGCAACACGGCGGATTATTACTTCGTTTGTTCCAATAA
- a CDS encoding DUF3015 family protein: MKRILAVSLFLALVASPLYVASAKHGAAGCGLGSIVITENKKVHQVIAATVNGTLGNQTFGISTGTLGCETSGFTQKQAEQQIFVHMNFQSLEQEFAKGSGEKMEAFASLMGCSDMGTFGKVGKEKFSALFDQNTPDSFLEKMRFEVANNSALVGSCKI, from the coding sequence ATGAAAAGAATATTAGCAGTATCTCTATTTCTCGCTTTAGTAGCTTCTCCACTTTACGTAGCTTCCGCTAAACACGGCGCTGCAGGATGTGGTCTTGGTTCTATCGTAATCACCGAGAACAAAAAAGTTCACCAAGTGATCGCCGCAACCGTAAACGGAACTCTTGGAAACCAAACTTTCGGGATTTCCACAGGAACTTTAGGTTGTGAGACCAGCGGGTTTACCCAAAAACAAGCCGAGCAACAGATCTTCGTTCACATGAACTTCCAATCTTTGGAGCAGGAATTTGCAAAAGGTTCCGGTGAAAAAATGGAAGCTTTTGCTTCATTGATGGGTTGTTCCGATATGGGAACTTTCGGAAAAGTAGGAAAGGAGAAGTTCTCCGCACTTTTCGACCAAAACACTCCGGATTCCTTTTTGGAAAAAATGAGATTCGAAGTAGCAAACAACTCCGCTCTAGTCGGAAGTTGCAAAATCTGA